In Deltaproteobacteria bacterium GWC2_55_46, a single window of DNA contains:
- a CDS encoding 5-methyltetrahydrofolate--homocysteine methyltransferase, translating into MRDFRKALASKQLVFDGATGTMLQRLGLKPGGCPDELCLKDPALVRKVHSAYIGAGSDIVTTNTFGGNRPKLMEYGLEGRLAEINIAAARCARDEAGSSRFVAGGLGPTGRFVEPVGEMPFDEAFSVFKEQAQALKEGGADLVIIETMMDIREMKAAIMGAKSTGLPVVATMTFDETMRTVLGTSPEAFAVMAESLGADVIGANCSLGIEGICKAVAAISKVCSLPLIAQPNAGIPVLKGTETVFPASPEEMAAYVPRLVEAGVRILGGCCGTTPEHIKMMGEAFRGITPAAGRKAGFTALSSRSSVTLFGAGLSPIIIGERINPTGRKVLAQEIKEGKTAGIRNEARQQETAGANALDVNVGVPGIDEVFAMGSAVFAVNGNSSLPIVIDSSSPEAVLAGLKAVDGKPLINSISGEEKKLTSILPLAAEYGAAVLGLTLDDDGIPETAEGRLKVAEKMLERALKAGLRKEDLIVDCLAMTVSAAPESAKETLKAIRLVKERLGLTTVLGVSNISFGLPAREVINASFLTMAIEAGLDAAIINPNNKAMMDAFHASLVLLNKDLRAERYIKRHQALTEAAVPKEAAAAPSTPAPAGLVERLKKAVVHGDEENIVGLVEEALKEGWEPMKISNEALVPGLEEVGRLFASNRYYLPQVMLSADTMKKAFARLKKEIHGKKGASLGRVLLATVEGDIHDIGKNIVATLLENHGFEVIDLGKNVPSDRIVEEAEKNKVDIVGLSALMTTTVLEMDIVIKRLKEKGIKALTIVGGAVVTQEFSDKIGADQYGGDALGAIDKIKRMVGQHA; encoded by the coding sequence ATGCGCGATTTTCGGAAAGCCCTTGCTTCAAAGCAGCTCGTCTTTGACGGCGCCACAGGGACCATGCTCCAGAGGCTGGGGCTAAAGCCCGGCGGATGCCCTGACGAGCTATGCCTCAAGGACCCGGCCCTTGTAAGGAAGGTGCACTCCGCTTACATAGGGGCGGGCTCTGATATCGTCACCACGAATACCTTCGGGGGCAACAGGCCGAAGCTTATGGAGTACGGCCTCGAGGGAAGGCTCGCCGAGATAAACATCGCCGCGGCGAGGTGCGCGAGGGACGAGGCGGGTAGCAGCAGGTTCGTGGCCGGCGGCCTTGGGCCAACGGGCCGGTTCGTCGAGCCTGTGGGCGAGATGCCTTTCGACGAGGCCTTTTCCGTATTCAAGGAGCAGGCCCAGGCGCTTAAAGAGGGTGGCGCCGACCTTGTCATCATCGAGACGATGATGGACATAAGGGAGATGAAGGCCGCTATAATGGGCGCGAAGTCGACAGGGCTGCCGGTTGTGGCCACCATGACGTTCGATGAGACGATGAGGACGGTGCTCGGCACCTCCCCGGAGGCATTTGCCGTAATGGCCGAGTCTTTAGGCGCAGATGTCATAGGCGCAAACTGCTCTTTGGGCATAGAGGGGATATGCAAGGCCGTTGCCGCTATCTCGAAGGTATGCTCTCTGCCCCTTATCGCGCAGCCAAACGCCGGTATCCCGGTTTTGAAGGGCACCGAGACGGTATTCCCGGCCTCTCCTGAGGAGATGGCGGCTTATGTCCCCAGGCTCGTCGAGGCCGGGGTAAGGATACTCGGCGGCTGCTGCGGCACGACCCCCGAGCATATAAAGATGATGGGAGAGGCGTTCAGGGGTATCACGCCGGCTGCAGGGAGGAAGGCCGGGTTTACCGCGCTTTCTTCCAGAAGCTCGGTTACGTTGTTCGGCGCGGGCCTCTCTCCCATAATAATAGGGGAGAGGATAAATCCAACCGGCAGGAAGGTCCTCGCGCAGGAGATAAAAGAGGGCAAGACCGCCGGGATAAGGAACGAGGCAAGGCAGCAGGAGACCGCCGGCGCGAACGCCCTTGATGTCAACGTCGGCGTGCCGGGCATAGACGAGGTCTTTGCGATGGGCTCGGCGGTATTCGCGGTGAACGGGAACTCGAGCCTCCCAATAGTGATAGATTCGTCGAGCCCCGAGGCGGTGCTCGCGGGGCTCAAGGCGGTTGACGGCAAGCCGCTTATAAACTCGATCAGCGGAGAGGAGAAAAAGCTCACGTCCATCCTGCCGCTTGCCGCCGAGTATGGCGCGGCCGTCCTTGGCCTCACCCTCGATGACGACGGCATACCCGAGACCGCGGAGGGCAGGCTCAAGGTCGCCGAGAAGATGCTCGAGAGGGCGTTGAAGGCGGGCTTGCGTAAAGAGGACCTCATAGTCGACTGCCTCGCGATGACCGTGAGCGCGGCCCCTGAAAGCGCCAAGGAGACGCTAAAGGCGATAAGGCTGGTGAAGGAGCGCCTCGGTCTCACTACGGTCCTGGGCGTCAGCAACATCTCTTTCGGCCTTCCGGCGAGGGAGGTAATAAACGCCAGCTTCCTTACCATGGCCATCGAGGCCGGGCTTGACGCGGCTATCATAAACCCCAACAACAAGGCGATGATGGACGCTTTCCATGCCTCATTGGTGCTCCTCAACAAGGACCTGAGGGCCGAGAGGTATATAAAGAGGCATCAGGCCCTTACCGAGGCCGCCGTTCCCAAGGAGGCGGCAGCGGCTCCTTCGACGCCTGCCCCGGCAGGGCTGGTGGAGAGGCTCAAGAAGGCGGTAGTACACGGCGACGAGGAGAACATAGTCGGTCTTGTGGAAGAGGCGTTGAAAGAGGGCTGGGAGCCTATGAAGATAAGCAATGAGGCCCTTGTGCCCGGCCTTGAGGAGGTCGGCAGGCTTTTCGCCTCCAACAGGTACTATCTGCCGCAGGTCATGCTCTCTGCCGATACGATGAAGAAGGCCTTCGCGAGGCTCAAGAAGGAAATACACGGGAAGAAGGGGGCATCGCTTGGCCGGGTGCTGCTCGCGACGGTGGAAGGGGATATCCACGACATAGGCAAGAACATCGTGGCGACTCTCCTTGAAAACCATGGGTTTGAAGTCATAGACCTCGGGAAGAACGTGCCTTCCGACAGGATAGTGGAAGAGGCAGAGAAGAACAAGGTCGACATAGTCGGCCTATCCGCGCTCATGACCACAACCGTCCTTGAGATGGATATCGTCATCAAGAGGCTCAAGGAGAAGGGCATAAAGGCCCTTACCATAGTCGGCGGCGCCGTCGTTACGCAGGAGTTCTCTGATAAGATCGGGGCTGACCAGTACGGCGGGGACGCCCTTGGAGCGATAGACAAGATCAAGAGGATGGTCGGGCAGCACGCCTGA